The following coding sequences are from one Vulpes vulpes isolate BD-2025 chromosome 12, VulVul3, whole genome shotgun sequence window:
- the LOC112932420 gene encoding GTP:AMP phosphotransferase AK3, mitochondrial-like isoform X1: MGASVRLLRAVLMGPPGSGKRTVALRITKGFQLKTFSSGDLLRDNLLRDTEIGVLAKVFMEQGKLIPDDIMTRLTLHQLKTFTQESWLLCGFPRTLPQAEALERAYQIHLVMSLNVPSEVIKQRLSARWIHPSSGRVYNLEFNPPKAIGLDDLTGEPLVQREDDRPETLNQRLKAYEDQTKPVLEYYREKGVLETFSGTKTDQIWPCVRAFLQTKVPQIDQKASVTP; encoded by the coding sequence ATGGGGGCGTCGGTGCGGCTCCTGCGGGCAGTGCTCATGGGCCCCCCGGGCTCCGGCAAGCGCACGGTGGCTTTGCGCATCACCAAAGGCTTCCAGCTGAAGACGTTCTCCAGCGGGGACCTGCTCCGAGACAACCTGCTGAGGGACACAGAGATCGGTGTGCTGGCCAAGGTTTTCATGGAGCAGGGGAAGCTCATCCCGGACGACATCATGACCCGGCTGACCCTTCACCAGCTGAAAACCTTCACCCAGGAGAGCTGGCTGCTGTGCGGTTTCCCCAGGACGCTGCCACAAGCGGAGGCCCTGGAGAGAGCTTATCAGATACACCTGGTGATGAGCCTGAACGTGCCCTCGGAGGTCATCAAGCAACGCCTCTCTGCTCGCTGGATCCATCCGAGCAGTGGGCGCGTCTACAACCTGGAATTTAACCCTCCCAAAGCCATTGGCCTGGACGATCTCACTGGCGAGCCTCTGGTTCAGCGTGAGGACGACAGACCAGAGACGCTTAACCAGAGGCTGAAGGCTTACGAAGACCAAACCAAACCCGTCCTGGAATATTACCGGGAAAAGGGGGTGTTGGAGACTTTCTCCGGAACGAAAACCGACCAGATCTGGCCCTGCGTGCGTGCTTTCCTGCAAACAAAAGTTCCCCAAATAGACCAGAAAGCATCGGTTACTCCATGA
- the LOC112932420 gene encoding GTP:AMP phosphotransferase AK3, mitochondrial-like isoform X2, with amino-acid sequence MGASVRLLRAVLMGPPGSGKRTVALRITKGFQLKTFSSGDLLRDNLLRDTEIGSWLLCGFPRTLPQAEALERAYQIHLVMSLNVPSEVIKQRLSARWIHPSSGRVYNLEFNPPKAIGLDDLTGEPLVQREDDRPETLNQRLKAYEDQTKPVLEYYREKGVLETFSGTKTDQIWPCVRAFLQTKVPQIDQKASVTP; translated from the exons ATGGGGGCGTCGGTGCGGCTCCTGCGGGCAGTGCTCATGGGCCCCCCGGGCTCCGGCAAGCGCACGGTGGCTTTGCGCATCACCAAAGGCTTCCAGCTGAAGACGTTCTCCAGCGGGGACCTGCTCCGAGACAACCTGCTGAGGGACACAGAGATCGGT AGCTGGCTGCTGTGCGGTTTCCCCAGGACGCTGCCACAAGCGGAGGCCCTGGAGAGAGCTTATCAGATACACCTGGTGATGAGCCTGAACGTGCCCTCGGAGGTCATCAAGCAACGCCTCTCTGCTCGCTGGATCCATCCGAGCAGTGGGCGCGTCTACAACCTGGAATTTAACCCTCCCAAAGCCATTGGCCTGGACGATCTCACTGGCGAGCCTCTGGTTCAGCGTGAGGACGACAGACCAGAGACGCTTAACCAGAGGCTGAAGGCTTACGAAGACCAAACCAAACCCGTCCTGGAATATTACCGGGAAAAGGGGGTGTTGGAGACTTTCTCCGGAACGAAAACCGACCAGATCTGGCCCTGCGTGCGTGCTTTCCTGCAAACAAAAGTTCCCCAAATAGACCAGAAAGCATCGGTTACTCCATGA